The sequence below is a genomic window from bacterium.
GGGGCCGGTCCGCACTGCGACGGCCAGGTCCTGGTCATGAACGACCTTCTCGGCATCTACGACCGGTTCGTGCCGAAGTTCGTGAAGCGTTACGCCGAGATCGGGGCCGAGATGGAAAAGGCCCTCAAGAAATACGTTGAGGAAGTGACCGAAGGGACGTTTCCCGAGGAAAAGCATTCATATGAATAATTTCATATTTCAAAATTGACAGGGTCGCAAAAAGTCCAATCCGGGACTTTTTGCTCCACGGAAAGGGAAAAGCGTCGTTTTCCCTTTCCTTACAAATCAATGACTTACGGAGTGAGTCATTGATTTGGGCACCCCACGCGGGGTGCGTTGATGGACCTTTTGCGAGTCCATCAAAATTCAAATTTCAAGGATAACTCGGCCAGTAGATTATTGCGTGAAATGTGAAATGTGAAATTGAGTTACTTATGAAGATAATAACGACGATAAGCCAAATGCTGGCCCACTCCTCCCGCCTCCGCGACGAAGGCGACCGGATCGGGTTCGTCCCCACCATGGGCTACCTCCACGAAGGGCACCTGAGCCTCATGCGCCGGGCGCGCAATGACAACCATGCCCTCGTGGTCAGCATCTTCGTCAACCCCACCCAGTTCGGCCCGAACGAGGATTACGACGCCTATCCGAGGGACCTGGAAGAGGACACCTCCATGCTCAGGGAGGTTGGATGCGACGTCCTTTTCACACCGACCGTGGAAGAGATGTACCCGGACGGCAGCGCCACCACCGTTTCTGTGGCGGCATTGACGGATAACCTTTGCGGCGCGTCCCGGCCCGGGCATTTCGACGGGGTCACCACCGTGGTCAACAAGCTTTTCAACATCACGCGGCCCCACCGGGCCTATTTCGGGCTCAAGGACTACCAGCAGTATCTGGTCATCAGGAGGATGGCGGCCGATCTCGACATGGACGTCGAAGTCATCGGGCTGCCGACGGTCAGGGAGCCGGACGGGCTGGCCATGAGCAGCCGCAACGCTTACCTGTCCGCGCGTGAACGGGAGAGCGCTCTCGCCCTGTCCCGTTCCCTGGAGATCGCCAGGGAGATGGTTGCCGAAGGGATCATGGATCCATCCGTTATCAAGAAAAAGGTGATCGAGATGATCGATGAGCAGCCCCTGCTGACCATCGACTACGTCAACGTGGTTGACGCTGAAACCCTCGCACCGATAGATGCTATTGATAAGCCCGCCTTACTGGCCATGGCGGTCAGGGTGGGACCTGCGAGACTTATTGACAACACTGTGCTGCTGGAAGACGGTTGATCATTACGCCAATAATTGTCATCGCGCCTGGGAAAGGCGCCCGGATCGATGACCGGCAAAAGCAGCCGCGCCTGGGAAAGGCGCCCGGATCGATGACGGCCAAGTATGTCAGCGATCCGTGAGGAAAGGAAAAACCCCGCTTTTTCCTTTCCGTTGAGCCAAAGTCTCGCACAGACTTTGGTGATTATCAGCAGTCTCCGTGAGGAAAGGAAAAACCCCGCTTTTTCCTTTCCGTTGAGCCAAAGTCTCGCACAGACTTTGGCGATTATCAGCAGTCTACGTGAGGAAAGGAAAAACCCCGCTTTTTCCTTTCCGTCAGCTGAAAGTCCCGCACGGACTTTCAGCCCTATCAACAGGAGAGTTAGGATGAAATACAACATGCTGGCAGGAAAGATCCACCGGGCCACGGTCACCGACGCCAACCTCGAATACGAGGGGTCCATCACCATCGACCAGGATCTTCTGGACGCCGCCAGGATACCGCCCTTCGCCCAGGTCCATATCTGGAACATCACCAACGGCGAACGGTTCGAGACCTACACGATCATCGGTAAGCGCGGAGGCGGCGAGATGGTCATCAACGGAGCCGCGGCGCACAAAGCCAGGCGCGGGGATATGATCATCGTGGCCTGCTTCGTCCAGGTGGACGCAAGGGACGCCGCCAGCCACAAACCGTCCCTGGTCTACGTGGACGGCAAGAACGCCATCGTCGATGTGAAAGACAGCTGACAGCTACCGGCCGTATGACTTTTGTTCTTAAAATCGGTTAACCACAGCGCGGCCGGCTGAAGGCCGCTCCACCCGTCTTCGTCACACAAAGGGCGTGACTACGCCGTGGCAGGCAGGTTTCCACAAGGTAGAGCAATAAACCAAGGTCAGATCCTTAAAACCACCTTCAATGTTTTCATTCTAACTCTGTGTCACCCTGTGGTTCAGC
It includes:
- a CDS encoding aspartate 1-decarboxylase, whose translation is MKYNMLAGKIHRATVTDANLEYEGSITIDQDLLDAARIPPFAQVHIWNITNGERFETYTIIGKRGGGEMVINGAAAHKARRGDMIIVACFVQVDARDAASHKPSLVYVDGKNAIVDVKDS
- the panC gene encoding pantoate--beta-alanine ligase — its product is MKIITTISQMLAHSSRLRDEGDRIGFVPTMGYLHEGHLSLMRRARNDNHALVVSIFVNPTQFGPNEDYDAYPRDLEEDTSMLREVGCDVLFTPTVEEMYPDGSATTVSVAALTDNLCGASRPGHFDGVTTVVNKLFNITRPHRAYFGLKDYQQYLVIRRMAADLDMDVEVIGLPTVREPDGLAMSSRNAYLSARERESALALSRSLEIAREMVAEGIMDPSVIKKKVIEMIDEQPLLTIDYVNVVDAETLAPIDAIDKPALLAMAVRVGPARLIDNTVLLEDG